A region from the Methanofollis sp. genome encodes:
- a CDS encoding nuclear transport factor 2 family protein, which yields MFLSAKTREAVTKTMYAYASAYGRKDADGVAALLAPEVIGVGSESEEWVEGRDAYVSAIARECAGCDDLSLEYGDLRIAADGIIAWVATPFAMTVTAGGRVRHLNGRLTAVLMNTWDGWRFVQTHFSVPEGGEE from the coding sequence ATGTTTCTCAGTGCAAAGACGCGGGAAGCGGTGACGAAGACGATGTACGCCTACGCCTCCGCGTACGGACGAAAGGATGCGGACGGTGTTGCGGCGCTGCTGGCGCCCGAGGTGATCGGGGTTGGCTCAGAGAGCGAGGAGTGGGTGGAGGGGCGCGACGCGTACGTCTCTGCCATCGCCCGTGAATGTGCAGGGTGCGACGATCTCTCGCTCGAATACGGCGACCTCAGGATCGCGGCGGACGGGATCATCGCCTGGGTGGCGACGCCCTTTGCGATGACGGTCACGGCCGGGGGCCGGGTACGGCACCTGAACGGCCGCCTGACCGCGGTGCTGATGAACACCTGGGACGGCTGGCGCTTTGTCCAGACGCATTTCTCCGTGCCCGAGGGCGGGGAGGAGTGA
- a CDS encoding PAS domain S-box protein, translated as MPVQAWFLPDPVTYGAVNTARAEYLGLKKEDLERRAIWDILPEEEATICIRGNEEVFQGKKTIRTEEWVRNACGEVRLLVITKKPVLDDAGNVISAVCTAEDITDRRRAEDTARRRDTILDAVGFVADALMKQGEWSDEIPEILRRLGEATGASRVHLFENSGTAREGPCPPCQEWTAAGIMPLGKHLPDHAGIFSADGTPQWYADLAAGRPVAARAGEFPEKARRHLSSGQILSLAEIPLLIEGEWWGCLGLEDCREEREWSGAEIDALRTAARIIGAAIQRQRFENLYRLPVMYSSSGIYLAQGGTFRYVNPGFGTIFGYTEEEVVGQMCHADIILRDDLPRFQEIMQSLLSRAMAMARDDFRGLGKDGRLLFLEHFGTRTLYRGRPAVLGTFIDRTAQKQAETALTESEEKYRELFNNVKDAIFLIEITHDNQLGRLIEVNPAACTYLQYPREELLLMSPGEIEDPKAQASHARSMEILLLHGEAAFESALVRRDGSTVPVEIRCNLFELAGKPVVLAVARDITERIERQKKEAEAFRQIEKNMEQFAILNDHIRNPLQVILGLACLYDETVGDRIATEVREIDALVNGLDQGWLQSEKIRAVLRRHYGMILDGTARHQAG; from the coding sequence ATGCCCGTACAGGCATGGTTTCTCCCTGACCCCGTAACGTACGGGGCGGTCAACACCGCCAGGGCCGAGTACCTCGGGCTGAAAAAAGAGGACCTGGAAAGAAGGGCGATCTGGGACATCCTCCCCGAAGAAGAGGCGACGATCTGTATCAGGGGGAACGAGGAGGTCTTCCAGGGCAAAAAAACGATCCGTACAGAGGAGTGGGTCAGGAACGCCTGCGGGGAGGTGCGGTTGCTTGTCATCACAAAAAAACCCGTCCTTGATGATGCGGGCAATGTCATCTCTGCGGTCTGCACGGCAGAGGACATCACCGACAGGAGGCGTGCTGAAGATACGGCTCGCAGGCGGGATACGATCCTCGATGCCGTGGGTTTTGTTGCGGACGCCCTGATGAAACAGGGAGAGTGGAGCGACGAGATCCCTGAGATCCTACGGCGGCTGGGAGAGGCGACCGGGGCGAGCAGGGTCCACCTCTTCGAGAATAGCGGGACTGCAAGAGAAGGGCCCTGTCCCCCGTGCCAGGAATGGACCGCGGCAGGGATCATGCCCCTCGGGAAACATCTTCCCGACCATGCCGGCATCTTCTCCGCGGACGGGACGCCGCAGTGGTATGCCGACCTTGCCGCCGGACGCCCTGTCGCTGCCAGAGCAGGAGAATTCCCGGAAAAGGCGCGACGGCACCTTTCGTCAGGGCAGATCCTCTCCCTCGCCGAGATCCCTCTCCTGATCGAGGGGGAGTGGTGGGGATGCCTCGGCCTCGAAGACTGCCGCGAGGAGAGGGAGTGGTCGGGAGCGGAGATCGACGCCCTCAGGACCGCGGCGCGGATCATCGGGGCCGCCATCCAGAGACAACGTTTCGAGAACCTCTACCGCCTCCCGGTCATGTACTCCTCTTCGGGGATCTACCTGGCACAGGGCGGCACCTTCAGGTACGTCAACCCCGGATTCGGCACAATCTTCGGCTACACAGAGGAGGAGGTCGTCGGACAGATGTGCCATGCAGACATCATTCTCCGGGACGACCTGCCCCGCTTCCAGGAAATCATGCAGAGCCTTCTCTCCAGGGCGATGGCCATGGCACGGGACGATTTCAGGGGACTCGGGAAAGACGGCCGCCTGCTCTTCCTCGAACACTTCGGGACAAGGACGCTCTATCGCGGGAGGCCGGCGGTCCTCGGCACATTCATCGACAGGACCGCCCAGAAACAGGCCGAGACCGCGCTGACCGAGAGCGAGGAGAAGTACCGCGAACTCTTCAACAATGTCAAAGACGCCATTTTTCTCATAGAAATCACGCACGACAACCAGCTGGGACGACTGATCGAGGTGAACCCGGCCGCCTGCACCTACCTGCAGTACCCCAGAGAAGAACTCCTGCTCATGTCGCCCGGCGAGATCGAAGACCCGAAAGCACAGGCCTCCCATGCCCGGAGTATGGAAATACTCCTCCTCCACGGTGAAGCCGCCTTCGAGTCCGCCCTGGTGAGAAGGGACGGGTCCACCGTGCCGGTCGAGATACGGTGCAACCTCTTTGAACTGGCCGGAAAGCCGGTGGTCCTTGCCGTCGCGCGGGACATCACCGAGAGGATAGAGCGGCAAAAGAAGGAGGCGGAGGCATTCAGGCAGATCGAGAAGAACATGGAGCAGTTCGCCATCCTCAACGACCATATCAGAAATCCCCTGCAGGTGATCCTGGGCCTGGCATGCCTGTACGACGAGACGGTCGGGGACAGGATCGCCACAGAGGTCAGAGAGATCGACGCCCTGGTGAACGGCCTCGACCAGGGCTGGCTCCAGTCGGAGAAGATCAGGGCGGTGCTGCGCCGCCACTACGGGATGATTCTGGACGGCACGGCAAGGCATCAGGCAGGGTGA
- a CDS encoding asparagine synthase C-terminal domain-containing protein, whose protein sequence is MAELLLKGWIEQGGRRFSEDEVLAVLTENPRNVSLFGGEFYLRYGEWQARDRFGIMPGPCPAGTVTCDGEVVGRVGPDYPAGDLEEAIVTAVGLRAVDGAAVALSGGVDSALVAALARLPAVVVGLEGSHDRRRALALAEILGIPCDAVAVTEREVEGALQEVVALLGDPNPVDASIATTEVFVARWAEERGIRRVLTGQGADELFGGYARYLETDDLAAALERDVADLPRQVARDGAVAAHYGTAFSPPYLDLRVVAAARAIPPGEKVRDGVRKAPLRKVAERHIPPEFARAEKKAMQYGSGIWKTIQRLACHNGYKKSVQGYLTDMGRDMHGF, encoded by the coding sequence GTGGCTGAACTCCTTCTGAAGGGCTGGATCGAACAGGGCGGACGGCGCTTCTCTGAGGACGAGGTCCTGGCCGTCCTGACGGAGAACCCCCGCAACGTCTCTCTTTTCGGCGGGGAGTTCTATCTCAGGTACGGCGAGTGGCAGGCGCGGGACCGCTTCGGCATCATGCCCGGCCCCTGCCCGGCAGGGACGGTCACATGCGACGGCGAGGTCGTCGGGAGAGTCGGGCCTGACTATCCTGCCGGCGACCTCGAAGAGGCGATCGTCACGGCCGTCGGCCTCCGGGCCGTCGACGGCGCCGCGGTCGCCCTCTCCGGCGGCGTGGACTCCGCCCTCGTCGCCGCTCTCGCCCGCCTCCCCGCGGTCGTCGTCGGACTCGAAGGCTCGCACGACCGGAGGCGGGCCCTCGCCCTTGCAGAAATTCTCGGGATCCCCTGCGACGCCGTCGCCGTCACAGAAAGAGAGGTGGAAGGGGCGCTCCAGGAGGTCGTCGCGCTCCTCGGCGACCCGAACCCTGTGGACGCCTCCATCGCCACGACCGAGGTCTTCGTCGCACGCTGGGCAGAGGAGCGGGGCATTCGCCGGGTGCTCACCGGCCAGGGCGCCGACGAACTCTTCGGCGGCTACGCACGCTACCTCGAAACCGACGACCTGGCCGCCGCCCTTGAGAGGGACGTCGCCGACCTCCCGCGGCAGGTCGCACGGGACGGCGCGGTGGCCGCCCATTATGGTACCGCGTTCTCCCCGCCGTACCTCGACCTGCGCGTCGTGGCAGCGGCCCGCGCCATCCCCCCCGGCGAGAAAGTGCGGGACGGGGTGCGGAAGGCGCCGCTGCGGAAGGTCGCAGAGAGGCACATCCCGCCTGAATTCGCACGGGCCGAGAAGAAGGCGATGCAGTACGGGAGCGGGATCTGGAAGACCATCCAGAGACTCGCATGTCACAATGGTTATAAAAAGTCGGTACAAGGGTACTTAACTGACATGGGTAGGGACATGCATGGTTTCTGA
- the gatC gene encoding Asp-tRNA(Asn)/Glu-tRNA(Gln) amidotransferase subunit GatC produces MVSESDVAHIAILADIGITSDELAEFTGQFNAILEYFDLLDQVEASEKPEAEKINIFREDEVVPSLAVAAALDNAGESEEDYIKAPKVM; encoded by the coding sequence ATGGTTTCTGAATCAGACGTGGCGCATATTGCCATACTTGCAGATATCGGGATAACCAGCGACGAACTGGCCGAGTTCACCGGGCAGTTCAATGCAATCCTGGAATACTTCGACCTCCTGGACCAGGTCGAGGCGAGCGAAAAACCAGAGGCGGAAAAGATCAATATCTTCAGGGAAGATGAGGTCGTGCCGTCCCTCGCCGTCGCCGCCGCCCTCGATAACGCCGGAGAGTCGGAAGAAGACTATATCAAGGCCCCGAAGGTGATGTGA
- the gatA gene encoding Asp-tRNA(Asn)/Glu-tRNA(Gln) amidotransferase subunit GatA: MGKITFDADDRWNAFIAICREAEHGDGPLAGVPVAVKDNISTAGIQTTCGSAILKGYVPPYDAYVVERLKAAGAAIVGKTNMDEFGMGTTTESSAFGPTTNPVDTTRVPGGSSGGSAAAVAVGMVDMALGTDTGGSIRCPAAFCGIVGLKPTYGRTSRYGLIAYANSLEGIGPMGRTVEDVSRLFAAIAGHDPRDATSLDRPYTHTPTAEIKGMRVGVPHEFFGEGVDPAVGKTVRAAIDRFAELGAEIVECSMPSMKYALAAYYVTCTSEASSNLSRFDGVRYGPENDIIPSWHESYQEHRKTHFGKEVRRRIMLGTFALSAGYYGKYYAKAQAARKNVRDDFARLFADVDVVAGPTMPTTAFRLGEKTDPLSMYLADILTVPANLAGVPAISVPCGTVEGLPVGLQLIGRHCEEERIIDAARAYEEVRA, from the coding sequence GTGGGAAAGATCACCTTTGACGCGGACGACCGCTGGAACGCCTTCATCGCCATCTGCCGCGAGGCAGAGCACGGCGACGGCCCCCTGGCCGGCGTGCCCGTGGCGGTCAAGGACAACATCTCGACGGCCGGCATCCAGACCACCTGCGGATCGGCGATCCTGAAGGGCTATGTCCCGCCGTACGACGCGTATGTCGTCGAGCGCCTGAAGGCCGCCGGGGCCGCCATCGTCGGCAAGACCAATATGGACGAGTTCGGCATGGGCACGACGACCGAGTCGAGCGCCTTCGGGCCGACCACCAACCCGGTGGACACGACCCGCGTCCCCGGCGGTTCCTCGGGCGGAAGCGCCGCCGCCGTCGCCGTGGGCATGGTCGACATGGCCCTCGGCACCGACACCGGCGGGTCGATCCGCTGCCCCGCCGCCTTCTGCGGCATCGTGGGCTTGAAGCCGACCTATGGCCGCACCTCGCGGTACGGCCTCATCGCCTATGCGAACTCCCTCGAAGGCATCGGCCCGATGGGGAGGACCGTGGAAGACGTCTCCCGCCTCTTTGCGGCGATCGCCGGGCACGACCCCCGCGACGCCACCTCCCTGGACAGGCCGTATACTCACACCCCCACCGCGGAGATCAAGGGGATGCGGGTCGGCGTGCCGCATGAGTTCTTCGGCGAAGGCGTCGACCCCGCCGTCGGGAAGACCGTCAGGGCGGCAATCGACAGGTTCGCCGAACTCGGCGCCGAGATCGTCGAGTGCTCCATGCCGAGCATGAAGTACGCCCTTGCGGCCTACTATGTCACCTGCACGAGCGAAGCTTCCTCGAACCTCTCCAGGTTCGACGGCGTCAGGTACGGCCCTGAAAACGACATCATCCCCTCCTGGCACGAGTCGTACCAGGAGCACCGCAAGACACACTTCGGCAAGGAGGTGCGCCGCCGGATCATGCTCGGCACCTTCGCCCTCTCTGCCGGGTACTACGGGAAATACTATGCGAAGGCCCAGGCGGCACGCAAAAACGTCCGCGACGACTTCGCCCGCCTCTTCGCCGACGTGGACGTCGTCGCCGGCCCGACCATGCCGACGACCGCCTTCAGGCTCGGCGAGAAGACCGACCCCCTCTCCATGTACCTCGCCGACATCCTCACCGTGCCGGCAAACCTCGCCGGCGTCCCGGCGATCTCGGTCCCCTGCGGCACAGTGGAGGGCCTGCCCGTCGGGCTGCAGCTCATCGGCAGACACTGCGAGGAGGAGCGGATCATCGACGCCGCCCGTGCCTACGAGGAGGTGAGGGCATGA